A stretch of the Anaeromyxobacter sp. genome encodes the following:
- a CDS encoding PAS domain S-box protein produces MAALSGDALLTLLTSSAREVLVVLGPADEVRWISPSVERLLGWRPEALAGRPLAGLAQEADRAAVAAHLAAARGGQADTLQFRLACAEGGHRWVECAATPAQGEAAAGGAVCVLRDDEAHRAARASADDALREKETYLRAVFDNALDPMVILDGAAVIVDANPAAVRLVGSGPAPGRGGRALLGTVLKSLVTPGRVGELTGTWRRFLAERQVTGRTELASAAGPRTVEFALVADVLPGLHLGVVRDVTDLLTMQARLAGADRLASVGTVAAGVAHELKNPLAYVGANLEYLEAGLAGLAARHPEEARALAPMGDALREALVGAQRMQVIVRDLKTFSRDDDAPDAVADVHRVLESCVNMSAGELKKRALLRKSLAPVPLVRLSEARLGQVLLNLLVNAAQAIPEGDPRGHEVALSTRVLPDGRVEVEVRDSGPGIPATVLPRIFEPFYTTKRAGEGTGLGLSICRSILEGAGGSIEVESTPGQGARFRVALPAVGREAPAP; encoded by the coding sequence ATGGCTGCCCTGTCCGGCGACGCGCTGCTCACGCTCCTCACCTCGTCGGCCCGGGAGGTGCTGGTGGTGCTGGGTCCCGCCGACGAGGTGCGCTGGATCTCCCCCTCGGTGGAGCGGCTGCTGGGCTGGCGCCCCGAGGCGCTGGCGGGCCGGCCCCTGGCCGGGCTGGCCCAGGAGGCCGACCGCGCGGCGGTGGCGGCCCACCTGGCCGCGGCGCGCGGCGGCCAGGCCGACACCCTGCAGTTCCGCCTGGCCTGCGCCGAGGGCGGGCACCGCTGGGTGGAGTGCGCCGCCACCCCGGCCCAGGGCGAGGCGGCGGCCGGCGGCGCGGTCTGCGTGCTGCGCGACGACGAGGCGCACCGGGCCGCCCGCGCCTCCGCCGACGACGCCCTGCGGGAGAAGGAGACCTACCTGCGGGCGGTCTTCGACAACGCGCTCGACCCCATGGTGATCCTGGACGGCGCGGCGGTCATCGTGGACGCCAACCCGGCGGCGGTGCGGCTGGTGGGGAGCGGGCCGGCGCCGGGCCGGGGCGGCCGGGCGCTGCTCGGCACGGTCCTCAAGTCCCTGGTGACGCCGGGCCGGGTGGGCGAGCTCACCGGCACCTGGCGCCGCTTCCTGGCGGAGCGGCAGGTCACCGGCCGCACCGAGCTCGCCAGCGCCGCCGGGCCGCGCACCGTGGAGTTCGCGCTGGTGGCGGACGTCCTGCCCGGGCTGCACCTCGGGGTGGTGCGCGACGTCACCGACCTCCTCACCATGCAGGCCCGCCTGGCCGGCGCCGACCGGCTGGCGTCGGTGGGCACGGTGGCGGCCGGCGTGGCCCACGAGCTGAAGAACCCGCTGGCCTACGTGGGCGCCAACCTGGAGTACCTGGAGGCGGGCCTGGCCGGGCTGGCGGCCCGCCACCCGGAGGAGGCCCGCGCCCTGGCGCCCATGGGCGACGCGCTGCGCGAGGCCCTGGTGGGCGCGCAGCGCATGCAGGTCATCGTGCGCGACCTCAAGACCTTCTCGCGGGACGACGACGCCCCCGACGCGGTGGCCGACGTGCACCGGGTGCTGGAGTCCTGCGTCAACATGTCGGCCGGCGAGCTGAAGAAGCGGGCCCTGCTGAGGAAGTCGCTGGCGCCGGTGCCGCTGGTGCGCCTCTCCGAGGCCAGGCTGGGCCAGGTGCTGCTCAACCTGCTGGTCAACGCCGCGCAGGCCATCCCGGAGGGCGACCCCCGGGGCCACGAGGTGGCGCTCAGCACCCGGGTGCTGCCGGACGGGCGCGTCGAGGTGGAGGTGCGGGACAGCGGCCCCGGCATCCCGGCCACCGTCCTGCCGCGCATCTTCGAGCCCTTCTACACGACCAAGCGGGCCGGGGAGGGGACCGGCCTGGGCCTCTCCATCTGCCGCTCCATCCTCGAGGGGGCCGGCGGCTCCATCGAGGTGGAGAGCACGCCGGGCCAGGGGGCGCGCTTCCGGGTGGCGCTGCCGGCGGTGGGGCGCGAGGCGCCGGCGCCCTGA
- a CDS encoding ABC transporter ATP-binding protein: protein MISLAGVTRSFHDGAREVPVLRGVDLTVAAGELVAVVGASGSGKSTLLYVAGGLDAGFGGEVCVAGVRLRGLSRAALAGFRNRSVGFVFQSFNLVAGLSALENVLLPGLLARGAAEPRAALRARAELALTRVGLGGRGHARPAQLSGGERQRVAIARALLIRPAVLLADEPTGNLDAESGAAVIGLFSALAREGAAVLVVTHEERVSQAAGRVLTLRDGRLA from the coding sequence GTGATCTCCCTGGCCGGCGTCACCCGCTCCTTCCACGACGGCGCCCGCGAGGTGCCGGTGCTGCGCGGGGTGGACCTCACGGTGGCCGCCGGCGAGCTGGTGGCGGTGGTGGGGGCCTCCGGCTCGGGCAAGTCCACCCTGCTCTACGTGGCCGGCGGGCTCGACGCCGGCTTCGGCGGCGAGGTGTGCGTGGCCGGGGTGAGGCTGCGCGGCCTGTCGCGCGCCGCCCTGGCCGGCTTCCGCAACCGCTCGGTGGGGTTCGTCTTCCAGTCGTTCAACCTGGTGGCCGGCCTGTCGGCGCTGGAGAACGTGCTCCTGCCCGGCCTGCTGGCGCGCGGGGCGGCCGAGCCCCGGGCCGCCCTGCGCGCCCGGGCCGAGCTGGCGCTCACGCGGGTCGGCCTGGGCGGCCGGGGACACGCCCGGCCGGCGCAGCTCTCCGGCGGCGAGCGGCAGCGGGTGGCCATCGCACGGGCGCTGCTGATCCGGCCGGCGGTGCTGCTGGCCGACGAGCCCACCGGCAACCTGGACGCCGAGAGCGGCGCGGCCGTCATCGGCCTCTTCTCGGCGCTGGCGCGCGAGGGGGCGGCGGTGCTGGTGGTGACGCACGAGGAGCGGGTCTCGCAGGCCGCCGGCCGGGTCCTGACGCTGCGCGACGGGAGGCTGGCGTGA
- the trmB gene encoding tRNA (guanosine(46)-N7)-methyltransferase TrmB, translating to MISSGPDEAPLALDRFPDWRARFGAAAAHLELEIGCGHGGYALAFARLRPDRALVGVEQRKLFARALADKAAARGHQHLLILQGDARILAPRLFPAGSLAAVHVHFPDPWWKRRHVRRRLVDDRMSTLLLGLLRPGGLLDFRTDVERYARDAVVRLEEVGFRNEAGPGEFCEAPADEIPSTREKRYLETGQRVWRLRLRRPGPPPA from the coding sequence ATGATCTCCTCCGGCCCCGACGAGGCCCCCCTGGCCCTCGACCGCTTCCCCGACTGGCGGGCCCGCTTCGGCGCGGCCGCCGCCCACCTCGAGCTGGAGATCGGCTGCGGGCACGGCGGCTACGCGCTGGCCTTCGCCCGGCTGCGGCCGGACCGCGCCCTGGTGGGGGTCGAGCAGCGCAAGCTCTTCGCCCGCGCCCTGGCCGACAAGGCGGCGGCCCGCGGCCACCAGCACCTGCTGATCCTGCAGGGCGACGCCCGCATCCTGGCGCCGCGCCTCTTCCCGGCCGGGTCCCTGGCCGCGGTGCACGTCCACTTCCCCGACCCCTGGTGGAAGCGGCGCCACGTGCGGCGCCGGCTGGTGGACGACCGGATGTCCACCCTGCTGCTCGGCCTGCTGCGGCCGGGCGGCCTGCTCGACTTCCGCACCGACGTGGAGCGCTACGCCAGGGACGCGGTGGTGCGGCTCGAGGAGGTGGGCTTCCGGAACGAGGCCGGGCCAGGGGAGTTCTGCGAGGCGCCGGCCGACGAGATCCCGTCCACCCGCGAGAAGCGCTACCTGGAGACCGGGCAGCGGGTCTGGCGGCTCCGGCTGCGGCGGCCCGGGCCGCCGCCCGCCTAG
- a CDS encoding ACT domain-containing protein, whose amino-acid sequence MISLVLTLVGTDRPGLVEAVAAPIAAHGGNWLESRMAHLAGKFAGILRLEVADDQAASLTAALAALQTEGLTVVVERSDGLPPPHAQRYMVVELEGLDRPGLVREIAQVLAERGVNIEELTTDQTTAPMSGESIFRSRAWVHVPPSVDAHELRQRLERLAGDLMVQVTLGEPD is encoded by the coding sequence ATGATCTCGCTGGTCCTGACGCTGGTCGGCACGGACCGCCCCGGCCTGGTGGAGGCGGTGGCCGCCCCCATCGCCGCCCACGGCGGCAACTGGCTGGAGAGCCGCATGGCCCACCTGGCCGGCAAGTTCGCCGGCATCCTCCGGCTGGAGGTGGCCGACGACCAGGCCGCCTCGCTCACCGCGGCGCTGGCCGCGCTCCAGACCGAGGGGCTCACGGTGGTGGTGGAGCGCTCCGACGGGCTGCCGCCGCCGCACGCCCAGCGCTACATGGTGGTGGAGCTCGAGGGGCTCGACCGGCCCGGCCTGGTCCGCGAGATCGCCCAGGTGCTGGCCGAGCGCGGCGTCAACATCGAGGAGCTCACCACCGACCAGACCACCGCGCCCATGTCCGGCGAGTCGATCTTCCGCTCGCGGGCCTGGGTGCACGTGCCGCCCTCGGTGGACGCCCACGAGCTGCGCCAGCGCCTGGAGCGCCTGGCCGGCGACCTGATGGTGCAGGTGACGCTGGGCGAGCCGGACTAG
- a CDS encoding heme-binding domain-containing protein, whose translation MTTTRKLLLAAAGLLLAIQVVPVERTNPPVEAPVTAPAEVASILKRACFDCHSHETVWPPQAYLAPVSWLVSHDVSEGREELNFSRWTQMDLRRIAKKLPKEIEEKEMPPWFYVVAHPGARLSDADRAVLAAWGRGLAGGQP comes from the coding sequence ATGACGACGACCCGAAAGCTGCTCCTGGCTGCCGCTGGCCTGCTGCTGGCCATCCAGGTGGTGCCGGTGGAGCGGACCAACCCGCCGGTGGAGGCCCCGGTGACGGCCCCGGCCGAGGTGGCCAGCATCCTCAAGCGCGCCTGCTTCGACTGCCACTCGCACGAGACCGTCTGGCCGCCGCAGGCCTACCTGGCCCCGGTCTCCTGGCTGGTGTCGCACGACGTCTCCGAGGGGCGCGAGGAGCTCAACTTCTCCCGCTGGACCCAGATGGACCTGCGGCGGATCGCCAAGAAGCTGCCCAAGGAGATCGAGGAGAAGGAGATGCCCCCCTGGTTCTACGTGGTGGCCCACCCCGGGGCGCGCCTGAGCGACGCCGACCGCGCGGTGCTGGCGGCCTGGGGCCGCGGCCTGGCCGGGGGGCAGCCATGA
- a CDS encoding LysM peptidoglycan-binding domain-containing protein — translation MRLILLAALLLAAAARAESPLAAGAGGAAPPRPEVPAGEAGDGDEEADVPETGPQAVEIDDQSAELEAMRAAERAAHLEEAPSLEQRAAEAAEGLGLGSPLRDRLEGALARPVLPPPSEARGRIPLIPELDHDEAQLRAEYDIPIDVNDAVVGYIRFFQSRTVRPHFVKWLGRSHRYLERYRQILREEGLPEDTVYLAMIESGFANFAQSRAKAVGPWQFMPATGKSFGLRQDFWVDERRDPEKSARAAARYLKELKGQTGDWRLAWAGYNAGAGTIFKARRKGYQDFWSMAETKGRKILRAETKGYVPKLMAAAIVAKHPEDFGFLPEEIEAERWPDYVVVEIPVAAPLATLARTAAVPERTLVELNPELRRACTPPRPFKLKLPGEAAARFAAAWPAVAPTLENTFDGHVVRRGETLGAIAGRYGVPVQGILELNPGLQPRRLRPGAELLIPLAEGGPKVASAAPRPAPAAARAEAPRQAARAGGAASAGERSTRRVRSGDTLWSIAREHGVELGELCRLNGISDPRRHTLKVGAVLKVAGDRG, via the coding sequence ATGCGACTCATCCTCCTCGCCGCCCTCCTGCTGGCCGCCGCTGCGCGGGCCGAATCCCCCCTGGCCGCCGGCGCCGGCGGCGCCGCCCCGCCGCGCCCGGAGGTCCCGGCCGGCGAGGCCGGCGACGGGGACGAGGAGGCGGACGTCCCGGAGACCGGCCCTCAGGCGGTGGAGATCGACGACCAGTCGGCCGAGCTGGAGGCCATGCGCGCCGCCGAGCGCGCCGCCCACCTGGAGGAGGCCCCGTCGCTGGAGCAGCGCGCCGCCGAGGCGGCCGAGGGGCTGGGGCTGGGCTCGCCGCTGCGCGATCGGCTGGAGGGCGCGCTGGCCCGCCCGGTGCTGCCGCCGCCCAGCGAGGCCCGCGGGCGCATCCCGCTCATCCCCGAGCTGGACCACGACGAGGCCCAGCTGCGCGCCGAGTACGACATCCCCATCGACGTCAACGACGCGGTGGTGGGCTACATCCGCTTCTTCCAGTCGCGCACCGTGCGGCCGCACTTCGTCAAGTGGCTGGGCCGCTCGCACCGCTACCTGGAGCGCTACCGCCAGATCCTGCGCGAGGAGGGGCTGCCCGAGGACACGGTCTACCTGGCCATGATCGAGAGCGGCTTCGCCAACTTCGCCCAGAGCCGCGCCAAGGCGGTGGGCCCGTGGCAGTTCATGCCCGCCACCGGCAAGAGCTTCGGCCTGCGCCAGGACTTCTGGGTGGACGAGCGGCGCGACCCGGAGAAGAGCGCCCGCGCCGCGGCCCGCTACCTGAAGGAGCTGAAGGGGCAGACCGGCGACTGGCGGCTGGCATGGGCCGGCTACAACGCCGGCGCCGGCACCATCTTCAAGGCCCGCCGCAAGGGGTACCAGGACTTCTGGTCGATGGCCGAGACCAAGGGCAGGAAGATCCTGCGGGCCGAGACCAAGGGCTACGTGCCCAAGCTGATGGCCGCCGCCATCGTGGCCAAGCACCCCGAGGACTTCGGCTTCCTGCCGGAGGAGATCGAGGCCGAGCGCTGGCCCGACTACGTGGTGGTGGAGATCCCGGTGGCCGCGCCGCTGGCCACCCTGGCCCGCACCGCCGCGGTGCCGGAGCGCACCCTGGTGGAGCTGAACCCGGAGCTGCGGCGCGCCTGCACGCCGCCGCGCCCCTTCAAGCTGAAGCTGCCGGGCGAGGCCGCCGCGCGCTTCGCCGCCGCCTGGCCCGCGGTGGCCCCCACGCTCGAGAACACCTTCGACGGCCACGTGGTCCGGCGCGGCGAGACCCTGGGCGCCATCGCCGGCCGCTACGGGGTGCCGGTGCAGGGGATCCTGGAGCTGAACCCCGGGCTGCAGCCGAGGCGGCTGCGCCCCGGCGCCGAGCTGCTCATCCCGCTGGCCGAGGGCGGGCCCAAGGTGGCCTCGGCCGCGCCGCGGCCGGCGCCGGCGGCGGCGCGCGCCGAGGCGCCACGGCAGGCCGCCCGGGCCGGGGGCGCGGCGTCGGCGGGCGAGCGCTCCACCCGCCGGGTGCGCTCCGGCGACACCCTCTGGTCCATCGCCCGCGAGCACGGCGTGGAGCTCGGCGAGCTGTGCCGCCTGAACGGCATCTCCGACCCGCGCCGCCACACCCTGAAGGTGGGCGCGGTGCTCAAGGTGGCGGGCGACCGAGGCTAG
- a CDS encoding alpha/beta hydrolase → MKARLLELELDAPSLAGNPLGDPARRPLYALLPPGRDDGAGLPAVYFLHGFTGSARGWLNVSAWSPTVPERIEALWAAGLPHFVAVFLDGFTGLGGTQWTNSPSVGRYQDYLADDATRFVEARLGTLAHREARAVVGKSSGGYGALRLGRDRPEVFGHLACHAGDAGFEWCYGPDLPRAAAGLAGATDAAAWLRGAIARARQSKLAGADHPVLNVLAMAAHYSPDPAEPLGAALPFALPEGRLRPEVWERWLVVDPVRYVPRALAAYRGLGSLFLDCGRRDEFNLHWGARQVAAALRQGGVEHVHEEFDDGHMGINYRYDASLRYLAPRLRQG, encoded by the coding sequence ATGAAGGCCCGCCTCCTCGAGCTCGAGCTCGACGCCCCCTCGCTGGCCGGCAACCCGCTCGGCGACCCGGCCCGCCGCCCGCTCTACGCCCTGCTGCCGCCCGGGCGCGACGACGGCGCCGGCCTGCCGGCCGTCTACTTCCTGCACGGCTTCACCGGCAGCGCGCGCGGCTGGCTCAACGTCTCGGCCTGGAGCCCCACCGTGCCGGAGCGCATCGAGGCGCTGTGGGCCGCCGGCCTGCCCCACTTCGTGGCGGTCTTCCTGGACGGCTTCACCGGCCTGGGCGGCACGCAGTGGACCAACTCCCCCTCGGTGGGGCGCTACCAGGACTACCTGGCCGACGACGCCACCCGCTTCGTGGAGGCGCGGCTCGGCACGCTGGCCCACCGCGAGGCGCGCGCCGTGGTGGGCAAGAGCTCGGGGGGCTACGGGGCGCTCCGGCTGGGCCGCGACCGGCCCGAGGTCTTCGGCCACCTGGCCTGCCACGCCGGCGACGCCGGCTTCGAGTGGTGCTACGGCCCCGACCTGCCCCGGGCCGCGGCCGGCCTGGCCGGCGCCACCGACGCCGCCGCCTGGCTGCGTGGCGCCATCGCGCGGGCCCGCCAGAGCAAGCTGGCCGGGGCCGACCACCCGGTCCTGAACGTGCTGGCCATGGCCGCTCACTACTCGCCCGACCCCGCCGAGCCACTGGGCGCGGCGCTGCCCTTCGCCCTGCCGGAGGGGCGCCTGCGCCCCGAGGTGTGGGAGCGCTGGCTGGTGGTGGACCCGGTGCGCTACGTGCCGCGGGCGCTGGCGGCCTACCGCGGGCTCGGCTCGCTCTTCCTCGACTGCGGGCGGCGCGACGAGTTCAACCTGCACTGGGGCGCCCGGCAGGTGGCGGCGGCGCTGCGGCAGGGCGGCGTGGAGCACGTGCACGAGGAGTTCGACGACGGCCACATGGGGATCAACTACCGCTACGACGCGTCGCTGCGCTACCTGGCGCCGCGCCTGCGCCAGGGCTAG
- the alaS gene encoding alanine--tRNA ligase: MKTLSAAQIRDAFLRFFEERGHRRVASSALVPQNDPTLLFTNAGMVQFKDVFTGREKRDYTRATTSQKCVRAGGKHNDLENVGFTARHHTFFEMLGNFSFGDYFKKDAVAWGWEFCTSPQWLGLDTTRLAATVFQGEGSLPWDQEAYDLWRAQGVPADRIYKLGAKDNFWAMGDTGPCGPCSELHYFQGHDIACAEEKAGRPCLGVACDCDRWLEIWNLVFMQFERSADGTLTPLPKPSIDTGAGLERMASVVQGRRSNYDTDLFQSIIGAVQALAGKTYGATEADDDVSMRVIADHARATTFLVGDGVLPSNEGRGYVLRRIMRRAIRHGKRLGLERPFLADVCGAVLAEMGQAYPETAGNEPFIRKVAQQEEESFRRTLDKGLLILEEEMARLGRAGGRVVDGAVAFQLYDTYGFPMDLTRVILAERGLSVDEAGFEASMAAQRARSEWKGSGETAVGDLHKAIAAELGETRFLGYDTEAAHSEVMALVVNGARATAARAGDQVEVITAVTPFYGESGGQVGDTGALAGPRGRLTVRDARRPVPGLVTHLGRLDEGELHVGDRVELTVDSARRDLVRANHSATHLLQLALRETLGDHVKQAGSVVAPDHLRFDFSHFQPLSLAEQHAVEGRVNALVRQNAATVTQELALEDARRSGAMMIFGEKYGETVRVLTLGPSKELCGGTHVRRTGDIAFFKIASEESIAAGVRRIVAHTGPRAVELAQRTEEELRRAAGLLKAGAFDVASKIEAAQRRLKELERALEEAGGKLAAAQSGDLATQATRVGAAAVLAVQVPGDARALRELADKLRDRLGSGVVALGAVADGKAVLLVSVSKDLTGRLKAGDLVREAAALVGGKGGGKPDLAQAGGPDPSGLGAALEKVKALALAALA, translated from the coding sequence ATGAAGACCCTCTCCGCCGCCCAGATCCGCGACGCCTTCCTCCGCTTCTTCGAGGAGCGCGGCCACCGCCGCGTGGCCTCCTCGGCGCTCGTGCCCCAGAACGACCCCACGCTGCTCTTCACCAACGCCGGGATGGTCCAGTTCAAGGACGTCTTCACCGGCCGCGAGAAGCGCGACTACACCCGCGCCACCACCTCGCAGAAGTGCGTGCGCGCCGGCGGCAAGCACAACGACCTCGAGAACGTGGGGTTCACCGCCCGGCACCACACCTTCTTCGAGATGCTGGGGAACTTCTCCTTCGGCGACTACTTCAAGAAGGACGCGGTGGCCTGGGGCTGGGAGTTCTGCACCAGCCCGCAGTGGCTCGGCCTCGACACCACCCGGCTGGCCGCCACCGTCTTCCAGGGCGAGGGCAGCCTGCCCTGGGACCAGGAGGCCTACGACCTGTGGAGGGCCCAGGGCGTCCCGGCCGACCGGATCTACAAGCTGGGGGCCAAGGACAACTTCTGGGCCATGGGCGACACCGGCCCGTGCGGGCCCTGCTCCGAGCTGCACTACTTCCAGGGCCACGACATCGCCTGCGCCGAGGAGAAGGCCGGCCGGCCCTGCCTGGGCGTGGCCTGCGACTGCGATCGCTGGCTGGAGATCTGGAACCTGGTCTTCATGCAGTTCGAGCGGAGCGCCGACGGCACGCTGACGCCGCTGCCCAAGCCCTCCATCGACACCGGCGCCGGCCTCGAGCGCATGGCCTCGGTGGTGCAGGGCCGGCGCTCCAACTACGACACCGACCTCTTCCAGAGCATCATCGGCGCCGTCCAGGCCCTGGCCGGCAAGACCTACGGCGCCACCGAGGCCGACGACGACGTCTCCATGCGGGTCATCGCCGACCACGCCCGCGCCACCACCTTCCTGGTGGGCGACGGCGTGCTGCCCTCCAACGAGGGGCGCGGCTACGTGCTGCGCCGCATCATGCGGCGCGCCATCCGGCACGGGAAGCGGCTCGGGCTGGAGCGCCCGTTCCTGGCCGACGTCTGCGGCGCGGTGCTGGCCGAGATGGGCCAGGCCTACCCGGAGACCGCCGGCAACGAGCCCTTCATCCGCAAGGTGGCCCAGCAGGAGGAGGAGAGCTTCCGCCGCACCCTCGACAAGGGGCTGCTGATCCTGGAGGAGGAGATGGCGCGCCTCGGCCGGGCCGGCGGGCGCGTGGTGGACGGCGCGGTGGCCTTCCAGCTCTACGACACCTACGGCTTCCCCATGGACCTGACCCGCGTCATCCTGGCCGAGCGCGGCCTCTCGGTGGACGAGGCGGGCTTCGAGGCCAGCATGGCGGCGCAGCGGGCCCGCTCCGAGTGGAAGGGCTCCGGCGAGACCGCGGTGGGCGACCTGCACAAGGCCATCGCCGCCGAGCTGGGCGAGACCCGCTTCCTGGGCTACGACACCGAGGCGGCCCACAGCGAGGTGATGGCCCTGGTGGTCAACGGGGCGCGCGCCACCGCGGCCAGGGCCGGGGACCAGGTGGAGGTGATCACCGCGGTGACCCCCTTCTACGGCGAGTCGGGCGGCCAGGTGGGCGACACCGGCGCGCTGGCCGGCCCGCGCGGCCGCCTCACGGTGCGCGACGCGCGGCGGCCGGTGCCGGGCCTGGTGACGCACCTGGGCCGGCTCGACGAGGGCGAGCTGCACGTGGGCGACCGCGTCGAGCTGACCGTGGACTCGGCCCGCCGCGACCTGGTGCGCGCCAACCACTCCGCCACCCACCTGCTGCAGCTGGCGCTGCGCGAGACCCTGGGCGACCACGTCAAGCAGGCCGGCTCGGTGGTGGCGCCCGACCACCTGCGCTTCGACTTCTCGCACTTCCAGCCGCTCAGCCTGGCCGAGCAGCACGCCGTGGAGGGCAGGGTCAACGCGCTGGTGCGCCAGAACGCGGCCACCGTGACGCAGGAGCTGGCGCTGGAGGACGCGCGCAGGTCGGGCGCCATGATGATCTTCGGCGAGAAGTACGGCGAGACGGTGCGGGTGCTGACCCTGGGCCCGTCGAAGGAGCTGTGCGGCGGCACCCACGTGCGCCGCACCGGCGACATCGCCTTCTTCAAGATCGCCAGCGAGGAGTCGATCGCCGCCGGGGTGCGCCGCATCGTGGCCCACACCGGGCCCAGGGCGGTGGAGCTGGCGCAGCGCACCGAGGAGGAGCTGCGGCGCGCCGCCGGCCTGCTCAAGGCCGGCGCCTTCGACGTGGCCAGCAAGATCGAGGCGGCCCAGCGGCGCCTGAAGGAGCTGGAGCGGGCGCTGGAGGAGGCCGGCGGCAAGCTGGCCGCGGCGCAGTCCGGCGACCTGGCCACGCAGGCCACCCGGGTGGGCGCCGCCGCGGTGCTGGCGGTGCAGGTGCCGGGCGACGCCAGGGCGCTGCGCGAGCTGGCCGACAAGCTGCGCGACCGGCTGGGCAGCGGCGTGGTGGCGCTGGGCGCGGTGGCCGACGGCAAGGCGGTGCTGCTGGTCTCGGTGAGCAAGGACCTGACCGGGCGGCTCAAGGCCGGCGACCTGGTGCGCGAGGCCGCGGCGCTGGTGGGCGGCAAGGGCGGCGGCAAGCCGGACCTGGCGCAGGCCGGCGGCCCGGATCCGTCCGGGCTCGGCGCGGCGCTCGAGAAGGTCAAGGCGCTGGCCCTGGCCGCGCTCGCCTAG
- a CDS encoding FtsX-like permease family protein → MRLRVLWAVALATLRGAPGAALVDAAAAAVGAAALVIFVALGLGVGDAARRMFPADDRLVEVVPGPVSLGGLLGGGKLDEAALDRLARLPGVQAVWPRQNLQVPVAAPEPPRGLESAWAPGMTLQLPVVGVDPGLVAADTRHGVAFADPAGDGPIPVVLSRRLLEIYDKTIAPTWGVPGLPPGFDPVGLELPVRIGLSIVPSRSEARVLEARVKLAGLSDRVPLYAMAVPLDTVQRLHLLYRRSDPGYGQVTLLAARPDDAPAIALAARRMGFGVDSAERSVAERVGTVVAVTTGALAALALLMSGLAALAIARSRAASVAARARDIALLQALGATPGDVRGVVLLEAALLGGAGGVAGAALGRLLGLLGDLAWRRLLPDFPYRPETFFQFPPWLLAAAVAVAALAAVLGALAPAAAAARVDPARTLS, encoded by the coding sequence GTGAGGCTGCGGGTCCTGTGGGCGGTGGCGCTGGCCACCTTGCGCGGCGCCCCCGGCGCGGCCCTGGTGGACGCGGCGGCGGCGGCGGTGGGGGCGGCCGCGCTGGTGATCTTCGTGGCCCTCGGCCTGGGGGTGGGCGACGCGGCCCGGCGCATGTTCCCGGCCGACGACCGGCTGGTGGAGGTGGTGCCCGGCCCGGTGTCGCTGGGCGGGCTGCTGGGCGGCGGCAAGCTGGACGAGGCGGCGCTGGACCGCCTGGCCAGGCTGCCGGGCGTGCAGGCGGTCTGGCCGCGCCAGAACCTGCAGGTGCCGGTGGCCGCGCCCGAGCCGCCGCGCGGCCTGGAGTCGGCCTGGGCGCCGGGCATGACGCTGCAGCTGCCGGTGGTGGGCGTGGACCCGGGGCTGGTGGCGGCCGACACCCGGCACGGCGTGGCCTTCGCCGATCCGGCCGGCGACGGCCCCATCCCGGTGGTGCTGTCGCGCCGGCTGCTGGAGATCTACGACAAGACCATCGCGCCGACCTGGGGCGTGCCCGGCCTGCCGCCCGGCTTCGACCCGGTGGGGCTCGAGCTGCCGGTGCGCATCGGCCTCTCCATCGTGCCGTCGCGCAGCGAGGCGCGGGTCCTCGAGGCGCGGGTGAAGCTGGCCGGGCTGTCCGACCGGGTGCCGCTCTACGCCATGGCGGTGCCGCTGGACACCGTGCAGCGCCTGCACCTGCTCTACCGCCGCTCGGATCCGGGGTACGGCCAGGTGACGCTGCTGGCGGCCCGCCCCGACGACGCCCCGGCCATCGCGCTGGCGGCGCGCCGCATGGGGTTCGGGGTGGACAGCGCCGAGCGCTCGGTGGCCGAGCGGGTCGGCACGGTGGTGGCGGTCACCACCGGGGCGCTGGCCGCGCTGGCGCTCCTCATGAGCGGCCTGGCGGCGCTGGCCATCGCCCGCTCGCGGGCGGCCAGCGTGGCGGCGCGCGCCCGCGACATCGCGCTGCTGCAGGCGCTGGGGGCCACCCCGGGCGACGTGCGCGGCGTGGTGCTGCTGGAGGCGGCGCTGCTGGGCGGCGCGGGCGGGGTGGCCGGGGCGGCGCTCGGCCGGCTGCTCGGCCTGCTCGGCGACCTGGCCTGGCGGCGGCTCCTGCCCGACTTCCCCTACCGGCCGGAGACCTTCTTCCAGTTCCCGCCCTGGCTGCTGGCCGCGGCCGTGGCGGTGGCCGCGCTGGCCGCCGTCCTGGGCGCGCTGGCGCCGGCCGCGGCGGCGGCCCGGGTGGACCCGGCGCGCACCCTCTCCTGA